GAGAGAGGGTGAGGTAGTCTACCTTTTGAGTCATTGAGATGAACGGCACGAAGATACTGGAGCCCCACTATCTTATCAAACTCCTCCAGCACCGACTTCACCCCTCCCGTTGCAGACAGGTCATACCCTGGTGAGAAAGGCCAATACTCAAGGTCTTCTAAAAGACTAAATGCATTTCTACGACTCTCGCTAAAGATTACTGTTCATTCAAAGCAAGCTAGATTAACATAATACTTGATAAGAAATGATAATCAAATGAAAAGAGGGAAGACACATCCCCAGGAGTGAGGGTTAATTAGTACATTTGGTGCTACCCTTCTAAACCTGTTGCTTCTAGAATAGGGCtgtcactttttaaaaaaatctacgaATGAATTTCAAATGTTAAGCAATTCATTGGAATATATATTCGATTACCTTAGGGGCGAAAAAAACGCTTCATGTTCAAACGAATGTTCGAATGTCAGTTAAAAAGTGACAGCACTATTTTAGAAGGGCCTCTTCCGGGGCAATTCACCTCAAATAACTGATCTACTATAGCATGACTAGCAGGATTAAATAGTTTTATCACTGCAACCTGTGATACAGCATTATGCTAATGCCTGTGTAAATTTAAAAAGCCCTCAGCGTGCACTTTGAGAAACGGCGCTACGCACCAGCGGCGAAAGCGTGGCACGTGTCCAGGCAGACCCCAACGCGACTCTTGTCCCGCACCTTGTCGATGATGCCCCGCAGCTCGCTGAGCTGCCCACCCACGGTGCTCCCCTGTCCGCTCATGTTCTCCAGAACTGTCAAAAGAGAAGGCGAGAGGGACAGCTGCTGAAAGTGCAGCTGGGGAAGGAAGCGAAGACTGAAAAAGGTAGGTGAGGGGGATGGGTGAAGGTGAGGAAGCAAAGGATGAAAGACGATTGGAAATATACACTGGAAAGAAAGAACAGGGTGTCAGAGCAGCGTGACCCGATCGATGTGTCTGTTTACCTGTGACCACACCGGAGGTTTGccggtgggcgtggttgatggCCTGGGCGATCTTCTCAATGCATTGCTCTGTAGTGATGGACCCTAGCGAGGCTCCGGGATGTAGGTTAAACAAACTGAGACCCAGGGCACTGCAGCGGTTCAGCTCGTCCACCAGCATAGCCTGGCTCTTCTCAAATACATCTATAGCGGGgaaaacagacaaacacactGCCGCTCTCTCTCAAAAAGATGCAGTTGGTGCTACTGGACACAGTGTTGGGTACCTGAATGGCTATCAAAGCTGCACTGGCAACTCTCTTCCAGTTGTGACTGCTCTGTGCTTCTAGGTTTTTCCCAAGTAATTAATCTACATTACAGAATCTTCCCAATGacaaaaacaccccccccccccaccaaggaaACGTGGAGAAGATTGTAAATATGGGTTGTTCCAGGTTTCGCCATGTACCTTGCAATATGATTGGCTAATAAAAACTACTATTCCAACTTTTGTATCACAAAACAAAATCAGCATTTCAAGAATGAAGGCTCACACTCCGACCTGAGGCTATTTAACTCATGGTCCTTCAAGGTCTGAGCCCtactgattttccagccttcctttacctgtaagccaggtgtgaagccgcTGGCCAATCAGGAGCTGTAATTATCAAACTAActtcctgggagaactgaaaacacggtttggatttgaaatcaGATCTGAAGAGCCCTGCTCTAGACTGTATGGACCTTAATAAAGAGTAAAGACCAATGTAGATTCAGAGGCACACAAACCTTGCTTTGGGGAACCACAGTTCATCAGGTAAGAACCATGCGGAAGTATGTAGGCTGGTTCAAAGCTGTGCCGAGCACAGGCCTCCCTGAACttagctgctgctgtgccatcaAGCGGAGGTCTCTGCCACGAGCGCTGGGAGCCGAGGAACAGGCCGAAACTGCGTCCCCCGATGGTGAGGCTATCCTGCACTGCATGCCATATCCCACCTGTGCATGAAGCATAAAGATGTGTGCCATGCTATTGAGATGATAATTATGCAATATATTGATTTTTGCGAATTTGAAGCTTGGGACAGAAGTACACATTGAAAAGATACGCATAAAAGGgtaacattttttaaactcactatttaaactgaaaaaaataagcaatacAGTATTGGCAGTTACCTGATATCGACATGTGAGCACCAATAAACTTTTTTACTCCTCCTCTCTTGCTTTTTCTCTCCCTCAAATCATCCAACACCATTTCTTTGCAAGTTTCCTCCTCACGTGCAGACTCTTCTTTAACTTGTTCAGTCTGTTCCCCCACCTTCCTCTCGCCCCTCTTCTTCAGACTCATGCCCTCCTGTAGAGACTCTTCTTTAACTTGTTCAGTCTGTTCCCCCACCTTCCTCCTCCCCCTTTTCTTCGGACTCTTACCCTCCTGTAGAGACTCTTCTTTAACTTGTTCAGTCTGTTCCCCCACCTTCCTCCTCCCCCTTTTCTTCGGACTCTTACCCTCCTGTAGAGACTCTTCTTTAACTTGTTCAGTCTGTTCCCccaccttcctcttcctcagaCTCATGCCCTCCTGTAGAGACTCTTCTTTAACTTGTTCAGTCTGTTCCCCCACCTTCCTCTCACCCCTCTTCTTCAGACTCATGCCCTCCTGTAGAGACTCTTCTTTAACTTGTTCAGTCTGTTCCCCCACCTTCCTCAGACTCATGCCCTCCTGTAGAGACTCTTCTTTAACTTGTTCAGTCTGTTCTTCCACCTTCCTCTTCCCCCTCTTCTTCAGACTCTTACCCTCCTGTAGAGATTCTTCTTTAACTTGTTCAGTCTGTTCCCccaccttcctcttcctcagaCTCATGCCCTCCTGTAGAGACTCTTCTTTAACTTGTTCAGTCTGTTCTCCCACCTTCCTCTTCCCCCTCTTCTTCAGACTCTTACCCTCCTGTAGAGATTCTTCTTTAACTTGTTCAGTCTGTTCCCccaccttcctcttcctctcgcCCCTCTTCTTCGGACTCATGCCCTCCTGTGCAGATTCTTCTTCTTTGACGTGATAAGAACATGCAAAAATATGGAATGTATATACCTCTTTAATCTGTCTACTCTGTTCCAATGCTTTCCCTGTCCCCTGAAGCCTCTTTTTTGGATGTACgttttaattttaatatatgaaTCAAAATGACACTATATCCGTGTTATTAATAGACTAAATAACtttaaatatactttaaataTTAACTACGGCTACTTGGTTTCTTGTGGTAAGCGATTCGAGATCCAGTAGAGGCGTAACATTTATTAACAGACGCACGCTAACGGTCCATATTTAACTTGGAACCACAGATTTAAAAATCAATACACGTGAGATAGCACGAATATAAATTCAATGAGAGCTAATGAAACACACAATAACGCCGTCTGAGTTCGCCCAGACACTTTCCAGGATACTCACTCTCCCACGTTGTTAGCCTAATTAACGGACGCTAGTCGGGATGTTTATAAACAAGTTTACGACAGACGAAAACCGATAGAGCGCCcagtcttgctctcgcgagagGTTGTGAATTTAGCACAGCGCCACCTGCGGTGTAAATAACAGGTCACGTTTTTCTGTACTGATTATATCGGGTGTACAGGACGCGCTTGGAGGAGTACTTTACATGTTCTTAACACTTCATTTAATCGTAAATTACAAAAACCCATCAGTTTATAGTCTCGAGAAAAACGTTTGATTTATTTTGATGCTTTATAAGACATTAGTAAAGTAGATGTACGGTAATGTGCTGAAAGGTAAAGTGTTTTGTCATTATTATGGTATTTGGATGAATGACAAAGCGGTGATTTATAAGCAAGTCGTATCCTCATCAATAAGGGAATGTCTGCGAAAGTGGACAGCACTTTCACACACCTCCAAGATTATGAGTTCGAATCCTCTTGGGTGTTGTGATTTCTTTCCGTGGCTCACTGAGTACCCCAATTAGGCTAATTGGCATCTCTATCACACGTAAATTACATGTAAAATGTGCTCTACCCTGGGCTAGTCTCCATGCCTGATATCCTAGGCTGCtatcctgtccaggataaggGGTTTGCATGTGAAAAAAAACTAACTAAattaaatattatattgtaaAAACACGTTACCATTATTAGTTTTGGGGAATGTAAATACTGCATAAGCTAAAAGTGATGCCGTACAgcatttgcattatttattttggCAACACTGATGTTACTTGGGTAATAAAGCTTGCATTTTAGTTTATACTCGCCTTCTGTTGTGTTTTATATCGGTGATGTCAGAGTGAAATCCTCACACTTCTTAATGTTGTGAAGGTCAAAAaactctccctccccccagTCAGAGTTCTgctaggcagacacacacacatgcatgcatacacacacacgcacacacacaaaccgaaCAGCAAAATGGCCGACCGTCAACTGACTGACTTTATAGCTCGTTAGAAAACGAAGAGGTTCTGCATATTTGGTTTACAGTATCATTAAACATACATTCTATTCGGAATTTTTAAAAGGGTATTTTTCGTCATTCTCTACTATTCGCCTTTTGGGAATACTACATTGTTTCTGTGTGcgtgtattattttttttgcctcgAATGCCTCAAAACGCCAGAATTTCGCACTCAAGCACTTTATTTCATGTGTAATTCCTGAGGTGAGTATCCCGTGCAGCCCGCCGCCGCCTCGGCTGCGCGCTTTGCTCCGTGTCCCGCggcgcccgagcagccgccccgCGGTCTGGAAGCGGGTCCCCGCCGGCGCTCGGCCGCCGCGCGCTGCGAACTCAGGCGCTTCCAAAATGGCAAATCCGCGGACGCGGCAGCCCGCTGCTGTCGTGAACCGAGCCCGAAAGTCGGCTGTTCCGAGGCGAAGCTTCAGCTTCGGCCAGCGAATTTACTGCTACCGCTTTACTGTCTTTTTACctaatatcattattattattattgttcttttgcgtttttttgttttttttttaccgaagTGGGGAAATGCCTTGCGAGCTTATATTAGCCCACATCGGGTAGCCCGTTTCTCCCGGGCTGCTCGGTCATGTACAGGGGCGCCCGCTGGCAATTCTAAATTAATGGtgcatcctcctcctccttatACCTAGCCGGCCGAGTCGGTGCCGGGGCCTCGCTTTACGCCGCTGGCCGAGCGGCTCCGTGCGAGAGGCTGCACGGCTTTGACAGCTAGGCTCGGCCGGGCCGGGCCGGTCTGCAATACGTGCGGGCGGGGACCTCCGCTTCGTCTGCGCATCTCTCCCACCTCAGGGACCCCTCTCTGCGGCCGCCCGAGCTCCCCTCGGTACCGGGAGTAAGGGGCTgcctttaaaaacataaaatgtgCAAAATACTCTGGATCAAACACGGCGGGATGAATTTGGCAGCCCGTCACCGAGCAGACAGCTCGCTGCCATCCTCCGCTCGGCCAGGGGTTACCGACGAGCCCTCGGCTGCGTCCTGTTAATAAGGCTGAGCCTCTCGCCCTCATCCTGGATTAACACGTTAGCATGTCCGGGAGTCGGAGCCTCACACCCACGGGCGCAGCGATTCCCTCCAGCCGGCGAGTCGCTGGTTTCGTTTCTCGTCACTTTCGGACCATTTTGTTTTTGGCGTGTGACTCTGGGACTGTAAATGAAACTAACAAACGCACGGGCAAACTTAGAAAACACTACCACGGCCACTGAAGTTAAATGTAATGACATGTAAATGTGTATTGCTGGTCCCTTCTCACCCGCTGTCATGGGCTTTATTTTTCTGCGGTGTATTTGCATGACTTGCTGGCAGTGCAGTAACTCCACGTTAATATTGATTTTCCTTTGAACATAAACATTAGCACAATAAGTTTGGGTGCTGTGTGGAGGATGCACAGAGCATCGTGCACTTACagtattttttataaatatcccAAAGGAGGTGTTCCGCATGTATGTCACACACTCAGCTGGCGTCTGAGTTCAGAAATGATACTTCGAGAAATATGGCGCCTTGCTACTAGCCATTCATGCAGGTCCAGTTTTCCCGAGTTATcagtggttgtgtgtgtgtgtgtgtgtgtgtgtgtgtgtgtcttttttttctggaaataGGACATTTAACCTTTATAATAATTGGTTTTCAACTGGTGTGTGTAGCTTCCAATGagtattaaattatttatatacCACTAGCTGGCCTATTTGCTGATACTATAATACTGTAAAGAAGCTTACAGCTACCAAAATGCACCAAGAGATGAGGGCTTAGGCTCTGTGCTTGGGCCCTATGAGCCAGCTGGGTCTATCCAGTGCTTCAGAAGGACCTGTCATTGTTTTCTTGAAACTTCAGCTGTCAATCATTCGTTTTCTAGATGAGAGATCCCCGTGGTCGCCAGCCGACTTGTGCATCCCTGGCAACCGTGGAAATACTGGGATGTCCTGGACTGTCTGACCTCCTTCTCTTCTCCTCCCACCCCTCTGCTTCTTCCCTCGTTTTGCCTCAGAGAAGAGAATTGGGAAAGGGAAGAGCAGTTCATGGAAGACAAGAAAAGGAAGAAAGAAGATAAAAGGAAACGGGACGCTTCCCAGAAGGTACCGGCGCCGGACTGTTTTATAGCcagataaataacatttgcttTTACTCAGTTTGATGTAAGAGATGCATAGAGGAGAGCTATCACTCGCCGGCTGCGGGGAGAGAAGGTTTCAATTTAGTACCTGCTGGCTTGTTTAAAGTTGTCACTCGTGGAGGAGGTGATCTGCTGCTTGAGGTGTTTCGTTGTGAAATGTGGCTCTGATTGAAAGATGACTTCATAGGCCTCGTGTGACTCACGGGGATAGCCTAGCTTTTGCTGTTGCCATCCAAGTTGGGGTCTGATCCCACAACCCACTGGCAATGTGGGTACCTGGAAGATTCCACCGTTCCCCCATTTAAGAAGGATTTATCGTTCCTAGTTGCTGACAGCCTGCATCACCCGAGGCCGGACCTTCGTACGTCTTACGCCATGGGTGCCTTCTCTGGTTTCATTCTAAAGCCACCCAGATCGAGGTGTGCCTGTGGTCAGGGGACTCTCAGCTGTGGTCCTAGAGGACAACCGTGTTTGCCGGTGCCCTTATTCCAGCCGATAACGGCCGTGTTACCCAGGGAGCTGCGTAAAACGAAGGTTTCAAAGCTCTCAGGTGGCTGGAAAATGTTTGTCTCTGTTGTGTTCTCTGGGCCGAGATTTGGCACCACTCACTCTTAGAATAATGCAGCGATAaggacaataaaacacagtcatatTTTATAATCATGCTCCTTTCCCCTTGATCACTGAGCACTTGAGTCTCACTGTATCCGAATGAAACCCTGATTACGATGACTGACGACCCTGTATCTCATTTCAGGTCgcagaacaaaaaaacaaaggtAAGCTCTCTTGCCATGCAGTTTCTGCCGCTTAATTTACCCCGTGTCCTTCCCCGCGGTGTCGTTTCCTGTGCATGCTTATATTCCGTCACCGTCTGGTAGGCTGTGATTGCCGCAATGTTGACGTTCGGATGGTATGAACCTAGTCAACCTTTACGTATCTGCTGGTCACATACCTAGTCTGTTTATGAAGTTTTTCCTGCATCCCTAATAAGGATGCAAAAAAATATCGATTGGTTAGTCTAGATATTGACTTGGATTCGATGCCGATTCTCAAAATCGTGAGATCGATCTTGTTAATGTTTGCCTTTCGCCTGTATGAAAATATTTTTGCTGCGTTTtacttaatattttttttgttaatttcatTACAGGGTAACGGATATCTGCATTTCACTATTTTGTTTGttggttaaataaaaaaaaaaaaaatcatcgttTGACCTTTTGTTGATATTTGACATTCATGAATCTGCAACCTGAATTCATTTTCAAAGAATTGTTCTAAAAAGATGTTTTAGCAATTGAAATGGAATCGAAATTGAATCAAATGGAAATCAAGTGGAATTGTAGAGTTAGGGCTGATATCCAGCCCTAATCCTTAATATGACTTTATTGCCCCTGTTGAATGCATCGCATTTTCCTTCCGTTTTTGCTGCTGGTCGGAGTCTCCCTCATGTACCCCCTACCGCCTTTCTCTTCCCGCAGTGCCAGACTCGACCAAGTGCACACTCACTCAGTCTTCGGCCACCCCCAGCTCCGCGTCCCCCAGCCCTGGCCCCGCTTCCTCGGCCTCCCCCTTGCCTGCCGGGGCTGTGGCTGGCgccccctcccagagtgggaACAATGCCAAGCGGCCGGCTGCGTCCAACGGGCAGCCCCCCACTGGCGGAACCCAGGCCCCACAGCGCTACATGCCCCGTGAAGTGCCCCCCCGTTTCCGCTGCCAGCAGGACCACAAAGTGCTACTGAAGAGGGGCCAGCCGCCGCTGTCCTGcatgctgctgggggggggcgccCCCGCCGCCTCGCCAGGGGACGGCACCAATGCGACAGTAGCTGCCGCCTCAGGTCAGTTATGAGAGAAGGAGACAGATTTTTTATACTTACATTTCCCAATATCTGTTAATCAGTTTGGAAGGATGATGAAGGAATTGGTGCCCCATTTGCATCATCTATATTGCATCCACTACTGCCATTTGTCTTACTACCGACCGCTTGCTGCTGTCAGCTTCATGTTTGCCCACAGCAGTGGGTCAGACTTTGTTGTTGCCCTGAAAAGTGCCCGTTTGAAAATAACAAGATATCAGAAATATCCTGGCTGATGCATTCCTGGCCAGGTCATAATTAACTGCACCGTTTGTTCTTATTTTAGATTGCGGTCCTGGATCAGCAGGCTCAGCTTCCTCACTACCCcactcttcctcctcttcttcctcctcgtcATCGCCATCAGTCGCTGCTTCTTCTACTATTTCTTcttcaaattatgcaaattccaCGTGGGGGGCGAGCTCCGGCAGCCAGCCCCTCTCTCAGGGCCGGGAGAAGGTGATAGTGGACAGGTCCGACCTGGAGGAGTGGCCGAGTATTTTGGGGGCGAGTGCCGCCGGGGGGGAGACCGGCGGTGCCCCCTGGGGCGATAGACACATGCAGCAACATGCGGGAGGAGCGGGGAAGGGCGGACCTCCATCCCCCCCGTTGTCATCCTCCTGCCCCGTGAGGGAATGTACACAATTAAGTGGCGCTGTTTGGGGCGGCTCGTCCCAGgccagtgctggggggggcatgggCTCCCGGTCCAAAGTCTCCACCCTTCCTGGGACTGCTGATGGTTGTATGGCTACGGGCAGTGGGACCCCTGGTGCCAACTTCACCCCCAATGCCAACCCTTCAGCCTGGCCAGCCCTCGTGCAGGATGGGGCAGCTGGGGCTTGCCCCTCGGTGGCCGAGGGTGGGCCGTCTGCTCTACCAAACTTGTCATCGTCGTCTCTGTCTGCTGATCCTTCCTTGGGCCACCCGGCTCCCTCCCTGAACCCTGTCGGCCATCAGCATCAACCTCACCAAATGCAAGTCCGGGATGCCGAGCCCCTCTgcggggagtgggggggcatGGGACCAAAAAAATCTGGACTGGATGAAGGCGAGTGTGGTCCGCTGGATGGTGGGGAGCTCGCTACCTCTTTgtcgtcctcgtcctcctcgtgcagagctctctctttctcctccaATCCTAAGATGGGTGCCTCGAAGACTTGCGTCGAAGACTGGGAGGGTGGGTCTGGAGGGGGCGTGTTCTCTGGCGAAGGGGGCGGGTCTTTGACTTACGCCAGCCAGGAGGGCAAAGATGGCATCGGAGCTTTGGGGGGTAAAGCctggggaacaggctgcggGGGCACCAGTAAGACCACTGGGGTATCTCAGGGAGCGTGCGGTGGGGGAGATGGGGCAGAGCTTTCGGTGGGGGAATGGGGCAGTACTGCGGGGGCGGCTAGCACGAGCGGGCCTAGCAATCAGGTCGCAGGAGGCAGCAGTGGCGTAGGCACCGCGCCTGCGACACGAGCTTGGGACAATCAGAAAGGGGCCGGCGATGATGCAGGGGGCGATGTCGGCGAGTGGGGGGGCCAGGGCAGGGGTGGTGGGGGCGGGACTTCGTCCTCCAGCGGCGGCGGGCACTCTCGAGCTGGAGGCGGCCCTCACAATCAACACCATGGCCCACCCCGCCCTCACCCGGCTGCCAACCCTGAAGTGGCCTTACAGAACTTGCTCAGCCGGACCGACCTGGACCCCAAGGTGCTGTCCAACACCGGATGGGGCCAGACGCAGATCCGGCAGAACGTGGCCTGGGATTTGGGTGGAGGCGCTGCTGCAGCTGCCGGCTTCAGTTCCTCCACCCCGCCGTCCTCGAACCTGAGTCCTGCTGGCCTAGCCCCTGTGTACCCCCCTGCTGCAGAATCTGCCCCCACTGACCCATCCGCTGCTTCCCATCTCACAGGCGGCGCTCCGAGTTCCCAGGGGCTGAGTGCTGCGCCTCTGCCCGGAGATGCCTGGGACGGCGGCAGTAACACTGGCCAACCAGGCCGCAGCTCCCAGCCCTCTGGCCCCGGGTTACGCAATCCGACTGCCAGCACACAGCCCGGCTCCGGGGGCCCGGGAAATGCATTGGGGGGCCAGGGGAAGGCAGCCGGGGGCTGGGGTGGGATTGGGCAACCGGAAAACATAGGCAAGGGGTGGGGTAGCGAGGGGCAGGAGTGGAGAGAGCGTAGAGGAGGTGGAGGAAATGGGTGGGGCGATTTTGGGCAACAGGGTACGGTGGGTGGCGGAGGTGGGAATGGATGGGGAGTAGGTGGAGATGAGAAGGGGGGAGGATGGAAGGACAAAGGCAGGGAGGGGTCAGGCTGGGGGCAAAGAGATGGCAGCAATGACTGGGACAAGCGGGAGCCCAAATCAGGGGGTTGGAGGGAGGGGAAGGGAAACGGAGCCAGTGGGAGCGGGGATGCCGACCTGGGGACTTGGGGGGGCTGGGAAGGTGCGGGTGGAGGCGGAGGCGGAGACGGAAAAGCCCAGCAGGGCTGGGGAGGGAAAGCCCATTCTCTGCCGGCGCCAAGCAGCCAGGCAGGAGGCCTGAAGGGCACAGCACAGCAGCAGCAATCACAGCCAACGCAGCAGGACGCGGCTGGCGGCTGGGGCAGGCCAGGCGGCCCTCCGTCCCAGAACCCGAACCAGAACCAAAGCTCAGGCTGGACCTCGGGCCCCGTGCCCCAGCCGCCCAGCAGCCGCCCCGAGGGCCCTGAGCCCAGCGGCTGGGAGGAGCCGTCGCCGCAGTCCATCAACCGCAAGATGGAGATTGACGACGGCACCTCGGTGTGGGGCGACCCCAACCGCTACAACTACAAGAGCGTCAACCTGTGGGACAAGAACGGCGCCCCCTCTGGCCAGGGGCAGCAGGCCTCCCACCACGGCCAGCagccccagcagcagcagccccagcagcagcagcagcagcagcagcagccgcagcagcagcagcagcagggccctgggaggccaatgcagcagcctgcagttccAGGGAACAGGGAGTCCAGCTCCGGACCTGGGAAGAATTCTGGGATGGGTGAggaatatgtgtgtgtttgcgtgacaTACATTAATGCCCCGGCATTGCATAAATTACTGGGCACTGGCACTAGTAAAGCAGCCCTTTTATATTGGTATATGAatggattgtttgattttgtatatatttcttttttgtaaTATGTTGTAATGTgttatacagtaaaatccagttataacggacttcaacGGACCTGGCAAGTCCGTTATgtccaaagtccgttatatccagagttgctgtatgcccagaacacaactatacTTGTGGTATAGACATACTTGtgatatagattattatattctacatgtagtaatccaagtTTACCTGATCAGATGCGTgcctattaataatcccgactacatatctgcgctggatatcaccggcacgccacgcgccttgtaggcggagctgcatgtccattataagtgaacaaaactacagctaaaagtggccctggggaccaaattgttcgtcagttataagcgaaattccgttatatgtgagtccgctatatccgatgcttctTCTGCATGTTCATAAAAGCACAtggccgggaccagcggacctcgtccgttatagacgattaagcgagtccactataagGGGATTTTACTGTACTCGTGTGGCCCCGGCCCCATGAATTAATGTCACATGTTGCAACACATATTAAGTTGCCAGAAACCTGCAACCACATGTTGCTGATTTAGGTCGCATGTAATTATGTGGGGGAAAAGATCAGATGTTGACATGCGGTGGGGAAATGAAGCAGGAGCCCCCTTTTGGAATTTGTGGGCTTAGTGGGCTTCCAGCGAtgctcctgctctctctccccttaGCCTCCGCGAGGGACCTTGGGATGCGGTGAAATCGGAGCTGGCAGTGGGTTAATCCACGTCAGCCGCACAGTAAAATAATAGGGAGTCTCATCTTAGAAATTTAGGAACTACCTTCTGATAAAGTGTGGTTGTCCAAGAGCAGCAAGGAAGGCCGCTGAAGTCCTGCTTCACCGGGTACCGTCCGATGTCACTTGGGCGTTAAAAAAGTTTGCCGTGTGTCAGAAGATGAGCTGACCTGTCGGCGTCACTGCAGCCTGCTGTCTTTATGATGCAGCACTACCTACGTGCACTGCTCAGGACGAATGCAAGAGTCGTTCAAATGTTATAATCGGCTAGAAATATAGAGGATTCGTTTATCGTAGCTTTTTAAGGGCTGCGGTTGGAATTCTCGTTAAAATGGTGCTTGTCGCCAATTGCAGCTTGGGGCAACAGCGGCGCCCCCTCTAGCCCATCCGTGGACAACGGCACAGCAGCCTGGGGCAAGCCTACGGATGCCCCCACTGGCTGGGGAGACCTAGAAGATTCTGCCAAGCCTACTGGTTGGGgacacccctcccccagcaccGGTAATTCTGCTATCCCCCCCGgtggtgttgtgtgtgtgtgtgtgtgtgtgaatctcTTCGTgt
The sequence above is a segment of the Brienomyrus brachyistius isolate T26 chromosome 5, BBRACH_0.4, whole genome shotgun sequence genome. Coding sequences within it:
- the si:ch211-141o9.10 gene encoding probable endonuclease 4 isoform X8, which translates into the protein MSPKKRGERKRKVGEQTEQVKEESLQEGKSLKKRGKRKVGEQTEQVKEESLQEGMSLRKRKVGEQTEQVKEESLQEGKSLKKRGKRKVGEQTEQVKEESLQEGMSLRKRKVGEQTEQVKEESLQEGMSLKKRGERKVGEQTEQVKEESAREEETCKEMVLDDLRERKSKRGGVKKFIGAHMSISGGIWHAVQDSLTIGGRSFGLFLGSQRSWQRPPLDGTAAAKFREACARHSFEPAYILPHGSYLMNCGSPKQDVFEKSQAMLVDELNRCSALGLSLFNLHPGASLGSITTEQCIEKIAQAINHAHRQTSGVVTVLENMSGQGSTVGGQLSELRGIIDKVRDKSRVGVCLDTCHAFAAGYDLSATGGVKSVLEEFDKIVGLQYLRAVHLNDSKGGLGCNLDRHEDIGRGKIGLATFRDIVNEPLLDNIPLILETPGRPGFEYAEQIALLYSLCED
- the si:ch211-141o9.10 gene encoding probable endonuclease 4 isoform X2 — encoded protein: MSPKKRGERKRKVGEQTEQVKEESLQEGKSLKKRGKRKVGEQTEQVKEESLQEGMSLRKRKVGEQTEQVKEESLQEGKSLKKRGKRKVGEQTEQVKEESLQEGMSLKKRGERKVGEQTEQVKEESLQEGMSLRKRKVGEQTEQVKEESLQEGMSLKKRGERKVGEQTEQVKEESAREEETCKEMVLDDLRERKSKRGGVKKFIGAHMSISGGIWHAVQDSLTIGGRSFGLFLGSQRSWQRPPLDGTAAAKFREACARHSFEPAYILPHGSYLMNCGSPKQDVFEKSQAMLVDELNRCSALGLSLFNLHPGASLGSITTEQCIEKIAQAINHAHRQTSGVVTVLENMSGQGSTVGGQLSELRGIIDKVRDKSRVGVCLDTCHAFAAGYDLSATGGVKSVLEEFDKIVGLQYLRAVHLNDSKGGLGCNLDRHEDIGRGKIGLATFRDIVNEPLLDNIPLILETPGRPGFEYAEQIALLYSLCED
- the si:ch211-141o9.10 gene encoding probable endonuclease 4 isoform X6 is translated as MSPKKRGERKRKVGEQTEQVKEESLQEGKSLKKRGKRKVGEQTEQVKEESLQEGMSLRKRKVGEQTEQVKEESLQEGKSLKKRGKRKVGEQTEQVKEESLQEGMSLKKRGERKVGEQTEQVKEESLQEGMSLKKRGERKVGEQTEQVKEESAREEETCKEMVLDDLRERKSKRGGVKKFIGAHMSISGGIWHAVQDSLTIGGRSFGLFLGSQRSWQRPPLDGTAAAKFREACARHSFEPAYILPHGSYLMNCGSPKQDVFEKSQAMLVDELNRCSALGLSLFNLHPGASLGSITTEQCIEKIAQAINHAHRQTSGVVTVLENMSGQGSTVGGQLSELRGIIDKVRDKSRVGVCLDTCHAFAAGYDLSATGGVKSVLEEFDKIVGLQYLRAVHLNDSKGGLGCNLDRHEDIGRGKIGLATFRDIVNEPLLDNIPLILETPGRPGFEYAEQIALLYSLCED